The proteins below come from a single Staphylococcus sp. MI 10-1553 genomic window:
- a CDS encoding aminoacyltransferase: MKFTELTVEEYDQFVQNPALESHYFQVKENIATREADDFQVVLLGVKDDNNQVLAASLFSKIPTAGSYVYYSNRGPVMDYSDLGLADFYLKELDQYLNRNKCLYVKMDPYWIYQVYDKDIHPIGDKMPNDKLVQLFKSHGYRHHGFTTSYDTSSQVRWMGVLDLKGHTPQTLKKQFDSQRKRNINKATNFGVKVRFLEADEFEQFLELYRETEERAGFVSKTDDYFKNFINTYGHKALVPLAYIDLDEYIMSLQESLNDKETRRDQMMANENKSDKQIKKIAELDKQIDHNQQEMLKASELRKTDGSVLNLAAGVYFANAYEINYFSGGSSEKYNHFMGPYAMHWFMINYCFDHGYERYNFYGVSGDFTENSEDYGVYRFKRGFGVQIEELVGDFYKPIHKVKYFVFDVFNRLRSKIKR, translated from the coding sequence ATGAAATTTACAGAATTAACAGTTGAAGAATACGACCAATTTGTTCAAAATCCTGCATTAGAAAGTCATTATTTTCAGGTGAAAGAAAATATTGCAACACGAGAAGCAGACGATTTTCAAGTGGTACTGTTAGGCGTGAAAGATGACAACAACCAAGTTTTAGCAGCGAGCTTATTTTCCAAAATTCCAACAGCAGGAAGTTATGTATATTATTCGAATCGTGGTCCGGTCATGGATTATAGCGATTTAGGGTTAGCCGATTTTTATTTAAAGGAATTAGACCAATATTTAAATAGAAACAAATGCTTATACGTCAAAATGGACCCGTATTGGATTTATCAAGTGTATGACAAAGATATTCATCCAATCGGCGACAAAATGCCTAACGATAAACTTGTGCAACTATTTAAATCACACGGTTATCGTCATCATGGTTTTACAACATCCTATGATACGTCTAGCCAAGTGAGATGGATGGGTGTGTTGGATTTAAAAGGTCACACACCACAAACGTTGAAGAAGCAATTCGATAGCCAGCGTAAACGTAATATTAATAAAGCGACTAATTTTGGTGTGAAAGTAAGATTTCTTGAAGCGGATGAATTTGAACAATTTTTAGAGTTATACCGCGAAACTGAAGAACGTGCAGGTTTTGTGTCTAAAACAGACGATTATTTCAAAAACTTTATCAACACATACGGTCATAAAGCACTCGTACCATTAGCGTATATTGATTTGGATGAGTATATTATGTCATTACAAGAAAGTTTAAATGACAAAGAAACACGCCGTGACCAAATGATGGCGAATGAAAACAAATCTGATAAGCAGATTAAGAAAATTGCAGAATTAGATAAACAAATCGACCATAATCAACAAGAGATGTTAAAAGCAAGTGAATTGCGCAAAACGGATGGCTCTGTTTTAAACTTAGCAGCAGGTGTTTATTTTGCGAATGCGTACGAAATTAATTACTTCTCTGGTGGTTCAAGTGAGAAATACAATCACTTTATGGGTCCTTACGCCATGCATTGGTTTATGATTAATTACTGCTTTGACCATGGTTATGAACGTTATAATTTTTACGGCGTATCAGGCGATTTCACTGAGAATAGTGAGGACTATGGTGTGTATCGCTTTAAACGTGGATTTGGTGTGCAAATTGAAGAACTCGTTGGTGACTTCTATAAACCAATCCATAAAGTAAAATATTTCGTGTTTGATGTGTTCAATCGATTACGCTCAAAAATTAAACGATAA
- a CDS encoding aminoacyltransferase: MKFTNLTTAEFGAFTDSMPYSHFTQMVGNYELKVAEGVETHLVGIKDNQNQVLAACLLTAVPVMKVFKYFYTNRGPVMDYENQELVHFFFNELAKYVKKYNALYVRVDPYLPMLKRNHDGEVIERFQNDWFFDKMTQLGFEHEGFTTGFDTVRQIRFHSVLDVEGKTAKDIMNNMDSLRKRNTKKVQKNGVKVRFLDENELHIFRSFMEETSETKDFVDREDDFYYHRLKHYKDRVLVPLAYIDFTTYIPELKSEEQDFHKQIAKTEKELEKRPDNPKALNKKKNLMQQLEANQAKIQEAEQLQSKHGDILPISAGFFIINPFEVVYYAGGTANEFRHFAGSYAVQWEMINYAIEHHIPRYNFYGISGHFTEDAEDAGVVKFKKGYNADVIEYVGDFIKPVQKPVYKIYTTLKQLKEKIKR, translated from the coding sequence ATGAAGTTTACAAATTTAACGACGGCAGAATTCGGTGCATTCACGGATAGTATGCCATACAGCCATTTTACACAAATGGTAGGGAACTACGAGCTCAAGGTGGCAGAAGGTGTCGAGACACATCTCGTTGGTATTAAAGATAATCAAAACCAAGTATTAGCCGCTTGTTTATTAACTGCAGTACCAGTCATGAAAGTGTTCAAATACTTTTATACGAACCGCGGACCTGTGATGGATTATGAAAATCAAGAACTCGTTCATTTCTTTTTTAATGAACTCGCGAAATATGTAAAAAAATACAATGCGTTATATGTAAGAGTCGACCCATACTTGCCAATGTTAAAGCGCAATCATGATGGCGAAGTGATTGAACGATTCCAAAATGATTGGTTCTTTGACAAAATGACGCAACTCGGTTTTGAACATGAAGGCTTTACAACGGGATTTGACACAGTGAGACAAATTCGTTTCCATTCTGTATTAGATGTTGAAGGTAAAACGGCGAAAGATATAATGAACAATATGGATAGTTTGAGAAAGCGTAATACGAAAAAAGTGCAGAAAAATGGTGTGAAAGTGCGCTTTTTGGATGAGAATGAGTTACATATTTTCCGCTCGTTCATGGAAGAGACGTCGGAAACAAAAGACTTTGTAGACCGCGAAGATGACTTTTACTATCACCGCCTCAAACACTATAAAGATCGTGTACTCGTACCTTTAGCTTACATCGATTTTACAACGTATATACCAGAGCTGAAATCTGAAGAGCAAGATTTCCATAAACAAATTGCTAAAACTGAAAAAGAACTTGAGAAACGCCCAGATAACCCAAAAGCATTGAATAAAAAGAAAAATTTAATGCAACAGTTAGAAGCGAATCAAGCTAAAATTCAAGAAGCGGAACAATTACAATCGAAACATGGTGACATATTACCGATATCAGCAGGTTTCTTTATTATTAATCCGTTTGAAGTGGTGTATTATGCGGGTGGAACAGCAAATGAATTCCGTCACTTTGCAGGAAGCTATGCCGTTCAATGGGAAATGATTAACTACGCAATTGAACACCATATTCCACGCTATAACTTTTATGGCATTAGTGGTCACTTTACCGAAGATGCAGAAGACGCTGGTGTGGTCAAATTCAAAAAAGGATATAACGCAGATGTCATTGAGTACGTAGGTGATTTTATTAAACCCGTTCAAAAACCGGTCTATAAGATTTATACGACATTAAAACAGCTTAAAGAGAAGATTAAAAGATAA
- a CDS encoding M42 family metallopeptidase: MNEPVIETLTALTAINSPSGNADRAISYVQQTVESYGYETRLTRKGGLLIEVKGDDDTEKKCITAHVDTLGAMVKEILDNGRLRLALIGGFRYNAIEGEYCTIETATGQTYRGTILLHETSPHVYANNHEIPRDQDHIEVRIDEKVTSADETRALGIEVGDFVSFDPRTEVTASGFIKSRHLDDKVSVAIIIEFLKQYRHREDRLPHTIQFYISNNEEIGYGANSSIDPQIVEFIAFDMGALGDGQASDEYTVSICAQDASGPYHKQLRHHLVALCQQHQIRYKVDLYPFYASDASAALNAGADVKHGLFGAGIESSHAMERTHLDSIKAAQALLEAYCFSKLV, from the coding sequence ATGAATGAACCTGTGATTGAAACATTAACAGCACTGACTGCGATTAATAGCCCATCAGGTAATGCGGACCGTGCGATATCGTATGTACAGCAAACGGTGGAGTCTTATGGTTATGAAACACGGTTAACGAGAAAGGGGGGGTTATTAATTGAAGTAAAAGGCGACGATGATACAGAGAAAAAATGTATTACGGCGCATGTAGATACGTTAGGGGCAATGGTCAAAGAAATTTTAGACAATGGACGACTTCGTTTAGCATTAATTGGTGGTTTCCGTTATAACGCGATTGAAGGTGAATACTGTACGATTGAAACAGCAACAGGTCAGACGTACCGAGGGACAATACTACTGCATGAAACGTCGCCACACGTTTATGCGAATAACCATGAAATTCCTCGTGATCAAGATCATATTGAAGTCCGCATTGATGAAAAAGTGACGTCAGCCGATGAAACGCGAGCGCTAGGTATTGAAGTGGGGGATTTTGTAAGCTTTGATCCGCGTACAGAAGTGACAGCTTCAGGCTTTATTAAGTCGCGTCATTTAGATGATAAAGTCAGTGTTGCAATAATTATCGAATTTTTAAAACAGTATCGTCATCGTGAGGACCGTTTACCACATACGATTCAGTTTTATATTTCGAATAATGAAGAAATTGGTTATGGCGCAAATTCAAGTATTGACCCCCAAATAGTTGAATTTATTGCATTTGATATGGGCGCATTAGGAGATGGTCAAGCGTCTGATGAATATACGGTGTCGATTTGTGCACAAGATGCTTCAGGACCGTATCATAAACAACTACGTCACCACCTCGTAGCGTTATGTCAACAACATCAAATCCGGTATAAAGTGGATCTCTATCCATTCTATGCTTCAGATGCTTCAGCGGCGTTAAATGCAGGTGCAGATGTGAAGCATGGCCTTTTCGGTGCAGGTATTGAGTCTTCGCACGCAATGGAACGGACGCATTTGGATTCTATTAAAGCAGCGCAAGCATTATTAGAAGCTTATTGTTTTTCGAAATTAGTGTAG
- a CDS encoding prephenate dehydrogenase, which yields MTHVFFVGLGLIGGSLASNIQYFHPDITISAYDAHDVQLERALSIGIIDQASSDYETTLQEADIVIFATPVQTTVQYLRQLPQMKTKPGLIVTDTGSTKSTIQAFEKELLSADIHLVGGHPMAGSHKSGVLNAKKHLFENAYYILVHQLTENQEAAQHIEQLLAPTRARFIHLTADEHDQITGVVSHVPHLIASSLVHLNAFYAADAPLIQDLAAGGFRDITRVASSNPEMWRDISIENKAHIVSSLKQLQQQLTQTVDMLEQGHEEALYQFFDQAKTYRDGLPIRGKGAMQSTYDLYVDIPDKPGMISKVTEILSQHQISIRNLRILEVREDIYGALRISFKKAEDRDAAMTALSDFDTYLS from the coding sequence ATGACCCACGTGTTTTTTGTTGGTTTAGGCTTAATAGGAGGAAGTTTAGCTAGTAATATTCAATATTTTCATCCAGACATCACGATTTCTGCTTATGATGCACATGACGTGCAATTAGAACGTGCCTTATCCATTGGCATTATCGATCAAGCGTCTTCAGATTATGAAACGACTTTACAAGAAGCAGATATCGTTATCTTTGCTACACCCGTACAAACGACAGTGCAATATTTAAGACAACTTCCTCAAATGAAAACGAAACCTGGTTTAATTGTCACTGATACAGGGAGTACAAAATCTACCATTCAAGCATTTGAAAAGGAACTACTCTCGGCAGACATCCATCTTGTCGGTGGACACCCCATGGCAGGTAGTCATAAATCTGGCGTTCTAAATGCGAAAAAACATCTCTTTGAAAATGCCTACTATATCCTTGTTCATCAGTTAACAGAAAATCAAGAGGCCGCTCAACACATTGAACAATTGCTTGCACCGACACGCGCGCGTTTTATTCATTTAACTGCTGATGAACATGATCAAATTACAGGGGTTGTCAGTCATGTCCCTCATCTCATTGCTTCGAGTCTTGTTCATTTGAATGCCTTTTACGCAGCGGACGCACCATTAATCCAAGACTTAGCTGCAGGGGGCTTTAGAGATATTACACGTGTTGCAAGTAGTAACCCTGAGATGTGGCGTGACATTTCGATTGAAAATAAAGCACATATTGTCTCATCATTGAAGCAACTTCAACAACAACTCACGCAAACCGTAGATATGCTTGAGCAAGGTCATGAGGAGGCGTTATATCAATTTTTCGATCAAGCTAAAACGTACCGTGATGGACTGCCTATTCGTGGTAAAGGCGCGATGCAAAGTACGTATGATCTTTACGTCGATATTCCTGATAAACCGGGGATGATTTCGAAAGTGACTGAAATATTAAGTCAGCATCAAATTTCTATACGAAACCTTCGAATTTTAGAAGTGCGCGAAGATATTTATGGTGCTTTACGTATTAGTTTTAAAAAAGCTGAAGATCGTGACGCAGCAATGACCGCGCTTTCTGATTTTGATACGTATTTAAGTTAA
- a CDS encoding Y-family DNA polymerase, giving the protein MYDYHLLEDRDILCIDQKSFFASVSCIEKGLDPLTTKLAVVADTKRQGSVVLAATPPLKAMGIQTGSRLFEIPHHNDIYIINPSMRRYLEVSLKISEIALRYVPPEDLHQYSIDEFFMDVTKSYYRFNTTLHTFCERLIKEIYDETKVHCAIGVGSNMLLSKLALDHEAKKCPDYIAEWRYQDVPDKVWEIKPLSSFWGIGKKTEKKLNQRGIFKIGQLAQYPYEYLKRDFGILGVDWHLHAHGIDQSRMNETYQIINPSICKSQILLRDYTYREAHVVMQELIEDVVQRLRARQQIARTIHFSMGYKEGGHVTKQYTLHTGTNLDQDIYKEVKRLADMHCDQGALYRTLSVSLTQLMNENERNLDLFTDEFQRLRQEKLAKTIDALQAKYGRGVVSKAISLTEPGTKYGRLGLMAGHQM; this is encoded by the coding sequence ATGTATGATTATCATTTATTAGAAGATAGGGACATTTTATGTATTGATCAAAAAAGTTTTTTTGCGAGTGTGTCTTGTATTGAGAAAGGGCTCGATCCACTGACGACAAAACTCGCAGTCGTTGCAGATACGAAAAGACAAGGGTCTGTTGTACTTGCTGCGACACCTCCTCTGAAAGCGATGGGGATTCAGACAGGTTCACGTTTGTTTGAAATTCCTCATCATAATGACATTTATATTATTAATCCGAGTATGCGGCGTTATTTAGAAGTGTCGCTTAAAATTTCTGAAATTGCACTCCGCTATGTGCCACCTGAAGATTTACATCAGTACAGCATTGATGAGTTTTTTATGGATGTGACGAAGAGTTACTACCGCTTCAATACGACGTTACATACGTTTTGTGAGCGTCTGATTAAAGAAATTTATGATGAAACGAAAGTGCATTGTGCGATAGGGGTTGGCTCGAATATGCTGCTCAGTAAATTAGCGCTAGATCATGAGGCGAAAAAGTGTCCGGATTATATTGCGGAATGGCGTTATCAAGATGTGCCTGACAAAGTGTGGGAAATTAAACCGCTCAGTTCGTTTTGGGGCATTGGTAAAAAGACAGAGAAGAAATTAAATCAAAGAGGGATATTTAAAATTGGACAACTGGCTCAATATCCGTATGAATATTTGAAGCGGGACTTCGGTATTTTAGGGGTGGATTGGCATCTACATGCGCATGGGATAGATCAAAGTCGGATGAATGAAACGTATCAGATCATTAATCCTTCGATATGTAAAAGTCAAATTTTACTGCGTGATTATACATATCGTGAAGCACATGTGGTCATGCAAGAGTTGATTGAAGATGTTGTCCAACGTTTGAGAGCGCGTCAGCAAATTGCACGAACGATTCATTTTTCTATGGGTTACAAAGAGGGAGGCCATGTGACGAAACAGTATACGTTACATACGGGAACGAATTTAGACCAAGACATTTATAAAGAGGTGAAGCGTTTAGCGGATATGCATTGTGATCAAGGGGCGTTGTATCGGACGCTCAGTGTATCACTCACACAATTGATGAATGAAAACGAGCGCAATCTAGATTTGTTTACGGATGAATTTCAACGGCTACGTCAAGAGAAGTTGGCGAAAACGATTGATGCATTACAAGCCAAATATGGAAGAGGCGTCGTATCAAAAGCGATTTCTTTGACTGAGCCAGGCACCAAATACGGCCGTTTAGGATTAATGGCAGGGCATCAAATGTAA
- a CDS encoding sporulation protein, which yields MGFDNVLTSLGINGMKVFIRLEQQTFDVSDAIAGTIHLKAGQSDQKVNHIVLTMIEKYENDDETSDFSTISHELNHFELDEAFTIDVGEEKEIPFHFHPDTLNFKSDKSHVYLNTHVYIDYGVDEETEAVIPYHR from the coding sequence ATGGGTTTTGACAACGTATTAACATCTCTAGGCATCAATGGTATGAAAGTGTTTATTCGATTAGAACAGCAAACGTTTGATGTATCTGATGCGATTGCCGGAACAATCCATTTAAAAGCAGGTCAAAGTGATCAAAAAGTGAATCATATTGTGTTAACGATGATTGAAAAATATGAGAATGATGATGAAACGAGTGATTTTTCAACGATTTCACATGAATTGAATCATTTTGAGTTAGACGAAGCGTTTACAATTGATGTCGGTGAAGAAAAAGAGATTCCATTTCATTTTCACCCTGATACATTGAACTTCAAATCTGATAAAAGTCATGTTTATCTCAATACACATGTTTATATTGATTATGGCGTTGATGAAGAAACTGAAGCGGTTATTCCATATCATCGTTAA
- a CDS encoding 2-hydroxymuconate tautomerase — MPIVTVQLLEGRSDEQLKNLVKEVTDAVESTTNADRSAISVVIQEMKKEHYGVAGVRKSDQ, encoded by the coding sequence ATGCCAATAGTAACAGTTCAATTATTAGAGGGTCGCAGTGACGAACAATTAAAAAATTTAGTTAAAGAAGTGACAGATGCCGTAGAAAGTACAACAAACGCTGACCGTAGTGCAATTTCTGTAGTCATTCAAGAAATGAAAAAAGAACATTACGGTGTCGCTGGCGTACGTAAATCTGACCAATAA
- a CDS encoding LCP family protein, translated as MKENNLNRSTSNSSEKTLKRRKKRKIRKLPFVILALILIILVFVVYAISSYKNGLEVAKDKHQAPKIHKFNGASKNDGKATVLILGADREDGGVSRTDSIMVAQYDYIKKDMKIVSVMRDIYADIPGYNSYKINAAYSLGGPELLRQTLKSNLGIDPEYYATLDFKGFEAMIDELAPKGVPINVEKDMSEKIGVSLKKGNYRLNGKELLGYARFRNDPEGDFGRVRRQQQVMTALKQQLVQPSSIFKAPKLAGIMRGYVSTDMPDSAIYQTGFSFIVRGDKDIKTLSVPVKGSYENITTNDGGSALGIDKAENKKRIKAFLED; from the coding sequence ATGAAAGAAAACAATTTGAATCGTAGCACCTCAAACTCTTCTGAGAAAACATTGAAACGTCGAAAAAAGAGAAAGATACGAAAATTGCCATTTGTGATATTGGCGTTGATCCTTATCATTCTTGTTTTTGTCGTGTATGCTATTTCAAGTTACAAAAACGGACTTGAAGTTGCTAAGGACAAGCATCAAGCTCCAAAGATACACAAATTCAATGGTGCATCTAAAAATGATGGTAAAGCAACCGTACTTATTTTAGGTGCTGACCGTGAAGATGGTGGTGTATCACGTACAGACTCTATTATGGTCGCGCAATATGACTATATTAAGAAAGATATGAAAATCGTCTCTGTTATGCGTGATATTTATGCCGATATTCCTGGATACAATAGTTATAAAATTAATGCGGCTTATTCGTTAGGTGGCCCTGAGCTATTGCGCCAAACGTTAAAGTCGAATTTAGGGATTGATCCGGAGTATTACGCCACTTTAGATTTTAAAGGCTTTGAAGCGATGATTGATGAACTTGCGCCAAAAGGTGTACCGATTAACGTAGAAAAAGATATGTCCGAAAAAATTGGTGTATCTTTGAAAAAAGGGAATTATCGCTTAAATGGTAAAGAGTTACTTGGTTATGCGCGTTTCCGTAATGACCCAGAAGGTGATTTTGGGCGTGTGCGAAGACAACAACAAGTCATGACGGCATTAAAGCAGCAATTGGTTCAACCTTCATCTATTTTCAAAGCACCGAAGCTCGCAGGTATTATGCGTGGTTATGTGAGTACCGATATGCCGGATTCAGCGATTTATCAAACAGGATTCAGTTTTATCGTTCGAGGAGATAAAGATATTAAAACCCTCAGTGTACCCGTAAAAGGCAGCTATGAAAATATTACGACTAATGATGGGGGATCAGCTTTAGGTATTGATAAAGCTGAAAATAAAAAGAGAATTAAAGCCTTTTTGGAAGATTAA
- the msrA gene encoding peptide-methionine (S)-S-oxide reductase MsrA: protein MNINTAYFAGGCFWCMTQPFDQNEGIEKVRSGYMGGHVNHPTYEQVKSGDTGHYETVKIEYDVALFSYQKLLEIFFSVIDPTDDGGQFQDRGSQYRTAIFYTNEDQRQVAESYIASLEGTFNHDKAIATKVLPASEFYEAEAYHQDFYKKQPERFAQQEAEREAYAKEQGIQ, encoded by the coding sequence ATGAATATCAACACAGCATATTTCGCAGGTGGTTGCTTTTGGTGTATGACGCAGCCGTTCGATCAAAACGAAGGCATTGAGAAGGTAAGGTCTGGTTATATGGGAGGCCACGTGAATCATCCCACATATGAACAAGTGAAATCAGGCGATACAGGGCACTATGAAACTGTAAAAATTGAATATGATGTTGCTCTTTTTTCTTACCAAAAGCTGTTAGAAATCTTCTTCTCAGTAATCGATCCGACAGATGACGGTGGACAATTCCAAGACCGCGGTTCACAATATCGTACTGCAATTTTTTATACTAATGAAGATCAACGTCAAGTGGCTGAATCGTATATTGCTTCATTAGAGGGCACTTTCAATCACGATAAAGCGATTGCAACAAAAGTGTTACCCGCTTCAGAATTTTATGAGGCAGAAGCCTACCACCAAGACTTTTATAAAAAACAACCTGAGCGTTTTGCGCAACAAGAAGCAGAACGTGAAGCATACGCTAAAGAACAAGGCATTCAATAA